CAGGTTATAGAGATAGATAATTATAGTGCAATAATAGATATTATGGGATTAGAGAGTAAAGTTAATGTTCAGCTTATTGAAGACCTAAAGGTAGGAGAATATGTTTTAGTTCATGCAGGATGTGCTATTCAAAAGATTGATAAGGATTATTTTGAAGAATTACAGAAAATATTTCAATCAATACTAGATAGTGAGGATAAAGATGGATAAACAAACCTTGATTAAAGGTATGATAAAAAAAATTCAACAGTCTTCAATTGGGAAGTTCAATGTTATGGAGGTTTGCGGAACTCATACTCAAGCTCTTTCAAAATTTGGAATTAGACAATTAGTTGAACCAAATATACACTTACTATCTGGTCCAGGATGTCCAGTTTGTGTTACTTCAGAAAGTTATATAGATGCAGCTATAGAGCTTTCTAAACATCCAAATGTTATTTTGAGCACATTTGGAGACATGATGAAAGTAAATGGAAGTAGAGAAAATTTAATTGAGCAAAGAGAAAAGGGAAAAGACATTAAAGTGTTATATTCTCCTTTAAATTCAATAACACTTGCAGAAGAAAATAAAGACAAAGAGATAATTTTTCTTGGGGTAGGATTTGAAACTACAACTCCTCTAATTGCTCTAACCATAAAGATGGCACAGGAAAAAGGTATAAAAAATATTTCCTTTTTAATAGGAATGAAGAGAATGGAGCCAATCTTGCATCATATACTTAAAGATCCTAATCACAATATACAGGGATTAATTTGTCCAGGACATGTCGCGGCAGTAAAAGGGTCAGACTATTTTAAATTTATTGCAAATAAATATAATATTCCAGCAGTAGTAGCAGGTTTTGAAGCTTTGGAGATTACAGGAGCTTTATATTTTTTAATGAAACAACAATGTGAAGATAAAAAGAATTTTGAAAATTTATATAAAACTTGTGTAACCCTAGAAGGAAACAAAAGAGCAAATAAACTAATGGAAGAAGTATTCACATATTGTGATGAAGAATGGAGGGGAATAGGAATTATTAACGATTCGGGATTTTCCTTGAGAGAAAAATATAGAAGTTATGATGCTACCAAAAAATTTGGAATAAATTTAGAAAAAACTTTAAGCAAAAATAAAATTAAAACTTGTATATGCAGTGAAATTTTATTGGGAAAGAAATTGCCAAATAAATGTGAACTTTTTGGGAAAAATTGTACACCAGAGCATCCAATAGGACCTTGTATGGTATCCTCTGAGGGATCATGCTCTATTTTTCATAAGTATAAGGGAGTGGAATAGATGAATGAAGTGATTAAGCTTATTCATGGTGATGGGGGAAAACATACAAAAATATTAATTGAGCAACTTTTCTACAAACATTTTAATAATAATATTCTTTTGCAAGAGCAGGATTCAGCAACATTTACAGCAATACAAGGGAAAATGGCTTTTACCACAGATTCTTTTGTGGTAAAGCCACTGTTTTTTTCAGGGGGAAACATAGGTAAGATTGCAGTTTGCGGAACTGTTAATGATTTAGCTGTATCTGGAGCAAAACCACTTTATTTAAGTGCGAGTTTTATAATTGAAGAAGGATTTTCAATGCAAATTCTTGAAAAAATTGTGAAATCTATGGGGCATACCTGCCTAGAATGTGGAGCTAAGATTGTAACCGGGGACACAAAGGTAGTGGAAAAAGGGAGTGTAGATGGAATCTTTATTAATACTAGTGGAATTGGGTATATAACAAATGGATATGAGGTAAAACCCATTGAAGCAAACGATAGGATTATAGTAACAGGGGGAATTGGTGAACATGGAACAACAATTGCTGTAGAGAGATATAACATCAAAGTAAAAGGTGATTTTAAAAGTGATTGTGCAGCATTATATCCTTTTATAGAAAAACTTAAAGAACATTTTACTTCTATAAAGATAATGAGAGATCCGACTCGTGGGGGATTAGCTACTGTATTGCATGAATTTTCTTTACTTTGCAAACACGGAATACACTTGATTGAAGAAGATATTCCTATTAGTGAAAGTGTTAAGTCTATAAATAAGCTTTTAGGATTGGATCCATTATACATGGCATGTGAAGGAAGAATGGTACTAGTTGTTAAAGAGTTCGAAGCTCAAAATGTACTAAAGATAATTCAATCAATTGATCAAGGGAAAGGTGCAAGAATTATAGGCAAATTTGTTGAGGAGTTTACTCAGAATATATTTATAGAAAATAGCTTTGGTGGAAAGAGAATATTAGGACCTTTAGAGGGTAATATGTTACCTAGAATATGTTAAGGTATGTAGAGACTAAAAAGTTAAATGATCATAATAATGATTTAAGTTAAAAAATTTAATAAGGATAAGTAAGGCGATAAACATTTATATATGAATGCTTATTGCTTTTATTAATTATTTATAAATTTATAAAAACCAAGATAATAAAAAATATCTACATTAAACTTAATTTATAATTACGTTAAATCATCAAAACTTATTTCTAAAATGGTTAAAACATAATATCCTTAATATAATGAAAGAAAAGTGAAATTTTTTGGAAGACTATAAAAGTTTTGAATCATTAAATGAGAGATGTAAATACATATTTGATATTATACAAAAAAAAGGTCCTATAACTAAAAGTGAATTGATAGATAAGACTAAAATAAAATTAACTACACTAAATAGAGAGATTCGGATTTTATTGTATAATAAAATAACGGATATTGGAGAATCTACAGGTGGAAGGAAACCTAGTTTATATGATGTGAATCCAAGGGACTTTTACATTATTGGAATTGATATATAGCGAACTTATACTAAAATAGTTATAAAAAATCTTAAATTAAAAATAATAGAAGAAGAATTATTAAGCTATGAATATAACATTGAAAATATAAGTGGTATTATTACTACTTTTATAAAAAATATATGTATGAAATTGCACATACAAAAATCAGCGTTTGTTGGTATAGCAATGGGAGAATATGCTATGGTTATACAAAAATTACAAAATTAAAAGATAGGACGTGAAGTTATGAATCCAACAGCATTTTCAGTAATGGGATTTGATATAAGATGGTATGGAATAATAATTGCAACTGGAATGACACT
The DNA window shown above is from Clostridium beijerinckii and carries:
- a CDS encoding HypC/HybG/HupF family hydrogenase formation chaperone, yielding MCLAVPAQVIEIDNYSAIIDIMGLESKVNVQLIEDLKVGEYVLVHAGCAIQKIDKDYFEELQKIFQSILDSEDKDG
- a CDS encoding hydrogenase formation protein HypD codes for the protein MDKQTLIKGMIKKIQQSSIGKFNVMEVCGTHTQALSKFGIRQLVEPNIHLLSGPGCPVCVTSESYIDAAIELSKHPNVILSTFGDMMKVNGSRENLIEQREKGKDIKVLYSPLNSITLAEENKDKEIIFLGVGFETTTPLIALTIKMAQEKGIKNISFLIGMKRMEPILHHILKDPNHNIQGLICPGHVAAVKGSDYFKFIANKYNIPAVVAGFEALEITGALYFLMKQQCEDKKNFENLYKTCVTLEGNKRANKLMEEVFTYCDEEWRGIGIINDSGFSLREKYRSYDATKKFGINLEKTLSKNKIKTCICSEILLGKKLPNKCELFGKNCTPEHPIGPCMVSSEGSCSIFHKYKGVE
- the hypE gene encoding hydrogenase expression/formation protein HypE — translated: MNEVIKLIHGDGGKHTKILIEQLFYKHFNNNILLQEQDSATFTAIQGKMAFTTDSFVVKPLFFSGGNIGKIAVCGTVNDLAVSGAKPLYLSASFIIEEGFSMQILEKIVKSMGHTCLECGAKIVTGDTKVVEKGSVDGIFINTSGIGYITNGYEVKPIEANDRIIVTGGIGEHGTTIAVERYNIKVKGDFKSDCAALYPFIEKLKEHFTSIKIMRDPTRGGLATVLHEFSLLCKHGIHLIEEDIPISESVKSINKLLGLDPLYMACEGRMVLVVKEFEAQNVLKIIQSIDQGKGARIIGKFVEEFTQNIFIENSFGGKRILGPLEGNMLPRIC